Within Aphelocoma coerulescens isolate FSJ_1873_10779 chromosome 1A, UR_Acoe_1.0, whole genome shotgun sequence, the genomic segment CAGCCCGGAGCTGCCGCCGGCGCCGCACACGGAGAGCACGACCCAGAGGGGTGAGCAGGGGACTTGGGATTGGGTTTGGAGCAGCCACGGCCACAGCAAAGCCACGATTCCCAGGGTGTGGAAACCACAACATTCCCATGGCAGGATCAAATTCATCCAAGGGTGAAATCCCAGCATTTTGTAGCTGTTGGATGGAGGTGCGGAAACAACGGCGCTGCCTTTTGATTTCGGGAATTTAAAGGCTTCCCACCGTTTTCCCAGCAGGAACCACCTGTTCCAGCCCAAattccagcccctctccagcttccagtCAGTCACCTGTGCCACCAGCACCTGATGGGATGTCCCCAGACAGATCCAGGCCACTGGAGACGCTTCCAACACCGGACACATCCACACTGGGAGTGGGCACAACCCTGCTGCCCATCCTGCCCACGGATTATGCCACAGGTTGGGCCAGTTCCCAAGGGAATGCAACCCTCCCTGGGGGCTTGTTTCATCCACAAAGGCTCTTTTGCTTTTCCAATGgaattttcccttctctccaaCCTCCTTTTTAGTGAGGCTCCTCCCAGCACCCACCCCTTTCCCACCTTTGCAGCTCAaaatctccttttctctcttcttttccagTTGCCATCCAGTCCGTGGCCTCTTCTGTCGgtaagctgggaaaaaaaactgatttgggaaaggaggggcttattttctttatttttttaagcttaAAAGCCCTtttgggggctgcaggagctttaTTCCATGGCCAATGGGAATGCCACCAAGGGGGGGAAGGATTCAGCACccaaatttcttcacagaaagaagaATTCCCAATTCCATCCCTGAGGGGTGGGGATGGCATCTTGGGATGGTGCCCGGAGCTCCTCATGGAGCTCTTTTGGTGGAATTCATGGGTTGGGAGATGCTCCTCACTCCGTGTGTCCATCCCACAGgattcctggtgctgctggctgctggaatCGTGGCcatctgctgctggaggaggaagtGAGTGTGCCAAACCCCAGGGATGAGTTTTCCAAGGCTCCTTGGAAGGAGCTCCTTCCAAGGCTCCTCCTTTCCAAAGAAAAGCCTTGGAATGCCATTGATGCTCCTCTTCCCTCCACAGGCAGGGCTACACAGTGACGGAGACGGACATTCCCATGGTGGCTCATCCCTCTGGGAATGAGGAGGTGGCACCTCCTGTCATTGTCCCCACGGGCTGAGCACCCCCGGCGGGGACGCTCGGTGCACCCACCATCCCGAGGGATGCCGGAGGATGGAACGCCGGATGCTTCCCTGAGGGGTGGCGGAGCACATCCCGGTCTCCacctggagcagccagggatgcgcggctgctcttcccagcctgAACATGGATGACTCCCATGGATGATCCAGCTCCAGCACCCAAAGGTGGGTGGGTGTCCTGCACCGggagctgggatttcagggaatcggccctggggatgctggtggtaggcagggagagggttggGATGCTGCGATAGGGTTTGGGATGAAgctgagctgccctgccccaggtaattcccattccctgtccGGGAGCATGGATAGAGTTGGATTACCTGGACACCAGTTCTGTCCCTTTTCTGGCTTTGTCCATAAATCCCAGAAAATAGCTGGAGAGGGACCCAGCCCCAGCCAAGCATCCCCTCCACATCCTCATCCCTTTCCTGGCTTCGTCCATAAATtgtcccaaatcccaggaattaGGTGAAAGGGACCCTGCCAAGCATCCCCCACGTCCTCATCCCCTTCCTGCTCTCTTCCAGCCACTGAGCCGCAGCCAAGGGTGCTGGGACCATCCCACCCTCACACAGCTCAGGGATCCTTTGGAAGCACTGCCAGTGCCAATCCCAGCTCTGGAtcccaatcccagctctggaTCCCGATCCCCACTGGCTCACAGGGAACCCAAGCTGGAGCAGTCTCACTACAGACACCATCGAGGACCAAAGGCAGTAACACAACTTAGggaatgttttcctttgtgtgtttttcctttaTCCATCAGAAGTTTTTATCCACTTGTTTCCTTATCCAGTTTTTATCCAATTGTTTCCTTACACTCTGGAAAAGGCAGCTCTCTATTTTTATgtacaaataaatatattttatatagaaAATAGCACTCAGAGCAGTGGATTCCTTAACTGGACGTCTCAGCCGGGATGGTGGGAAGGACTGGATTGGGATGAATCCATCCCCAAGGGTTCACTGGACACCTCGGGAATGAAAGGTTCATTCCCATCCTCCAGAGGTGATGGTACAGTGGCAGCTGCTTGGGAAGCAGGAGGGATCCAACAGCTGAAATTCCACGGCTTTTCCTGGCTGCTCTTGTCCTGTTAGTGCCTCGGATCTGGGGATGTGTGACAGGCACCGCACTGTTCCCAGGGAGCCCGGGATGGGCGGGAAACAGGAGAGGCTGGAAGGGAGCACTGGAGGTGCCTGATCCAACACCCACTCCAGGCTTTGTGGTTCCATCCAGATCCAAGTGTTTGGGGGAATTCCCGCCCATGTAGGAATTTGTTCCTGGAGTCAGCTTTGAAAGTgaaaggagagggagggaagcagcTCCATGAACaaccatggaaaaaaaccaggaTGCACGAGggcttctgcagcagctccgggCAGATTCCTGAAACCACTTTCAATTTCGAGTTCCCATGGCACAGGCTCTGGAATTGTGGCACAGAGAGCAGGATCCACCCTTACAAGCACTTACAAGAGTGCtcctgggagggctggggaaTATTTAAGGATATttaagggaagggaagagacaAAAAGGAAGTGTTAAGGCTTTTTTTTGgctataaatttaattttagggTTAGAAATCCCTCTTCAGTTTGTCCCTGAGTTTGgctgaaaccaaaccaaaccaaaggaatttttctgctgctgtcccaTTTCTTCCctcctggctggctgcagggagaagggaaagagtcCAGGGAAATCTCCTGGCTGCAAGGATGGAAAGGGAATTCACTGGGAGAGCTTAAGGATTTCCTCCCATGGCTGGGCAGGAAAAGTTCATTTccaaaaaataaactttctttGGATACTTTCCATTgtgtttcctcttttttcagTGGGTCAGAGGGATTTCCAGGAACGATGGGATATTTGGGCAGTCTGGACACTGGTGAtggggggaagagggggaatGCTCCAAAATGAACCCTGCTCTGTCCGATCCCATTCCTACAGAGCAGATTCCTCTGGATATCCCACTTCCCAGCTCCTGAAGGatgaggcagggctggagggaagGCACCACATCTTCCCCAGGGAGCCTGGAGGTTCCTCTGGAGCTCGGCTGAAATCCTGCTCCGACATCCACCTGATTTTGGAGCTGGGCTAAAATCCTGCTCCGACATCCACCTGATtttggagctgggatgtgccAAGAGGATTTGTCCCACATCCAGGATGGCTCTGGGAAGCT encodes:
- the IL15RA gene encoding interleukin-15 receptor subunit alpha isoform X3 gives rise to the protein MAQPPLPLLCGTVALLLLRAAADTVRCSRPKAVANAHIDAGIHMELNSLLRYSCNPGYKRKAGTSSLIQCILWNGSEPRWTEPTLQCIRDPALPQETPSPELPPAPHTESTTQRAGTTCSSPNSSPSPASSQSPVPPAPDGMSPDRSRPLETLPTPDTSTLGVGTTLLPILPTDYATVAIQSVASSVGKLGKKTDLGKEGLIFFIFLSLKALLGAAGALFHGQWECHQGGEGFSTQISSQKEEFPIPSLRGGDGILGWCPELLMELFWWNSWVGRCSSLRVSIPQDSWCCWLLESWPSAAGGGSECAKPQG